The Bdellovibrio sp. NC01 genome includes the window TCTTTACGCAGCGGACGATGCACTTCCAACCATTCTTCAAATAATGGCGCCACCGCCAACGGCAATCGCAACGGAGTGTAACCAGCTGAATACGCACCGGCGTCACGAGCCGCCTTCAAAATCGCAGGCATTTCATGATCCGTTAAACCCAAAATCACCGGCGCAACATTCACACCCACTGGCACACCCGCATTGGCTAGCATCTCAATCGCTTTTAAACGAGCTGCGGGACGCGAAGTGCGCGGCTCTAATACCTGAATGAGGTCGTCATCCAAACTTGTTATAGAGATGAATACGCGAATGCCATTGTAAGCCGCCATCTCTTTCAAAACATCAAGATCACGCGTAACAAGAAAGTTTTTAGTAATAATCGCACCAGGATTTTTAAATTTCGCAAGCACCTGCAAACAGCCACGTGTCAGTTCCATCTTGCGCTCAAGTGGCTGATAGCAATCCGTGATGCCACTCATGACAATAGTTTCCGGCTGCCATGACTTTTTCATCAATGCTTCTTCAAGCAACTTCGGCGCTTCTTCTTTCACGAAAATTTTTGATTCAAAATCAAGACCTGCGGAAAATCCAAGATACTCATGCGTGGGACGCGCATAACAATAAATGCAACCATGCTCGCACCCACGATATGGATTCACCGAGTACGTAAAACCAATATCCGGCGAATCGTTCTTCGTTAAAACAGAACGAGACGTGTCCTTCAAAATTTGCGTTTGAAGGCGCGGCTTTTCTTCTTCTAAATAATTATCGAAATCCTGTGGCTCGGCTTCGTACTTGAGAGAATCGAATCGATTGGGAATATTACTGCTAGCGCCTCGGCCTCGGATGTCTTTGCGAAATTCGCGACTCATTAAAAGCAGTATCGCATATTTGCCTAATTCCCGTCGGGAAAAATCAAAACGAGCGCTGCGCTGGACCTAAACAAAACATCGGGAAAACCGCTGCCAGAGCGGGTTTTAAGCGACTTCAGAAAATAAAAAAGCCCAAGTCGTTAAACTTGAGCTTTTCTTAGAAATCATTTGATTGGTTCCAAAATTATTTTTTTGGAAGGCTCTCAGCAACTTCGATTTTCGCTCTTGCACGAGTCCATTCTTTTTGGAACTCAGTCCAGTCAGCATCTGTGATCACTTCGTTAAGAACGTGTTTCTCAGATTTGTCTAGGTACTCTTTCGTCGCAACAAGATCGATTTCTTCCGGCAGATCAGCAATATTAGCTAGAACATTCACGCCTTCAGGACTTACTTGGCAATATCCCCAGCTGATAACAGCTTGGTTTTGCTTTTCTTGACCTTTAAGTCTCCATTTCATCACACCAATACCTAGTGTAGTGATAAGAGGCGCGTGACCAGGAAGAATATTAAGTTCCCCTTTAAAACCAGGAACAGTCACTTCTTCAACCTCTTGGTCGATAAGAAGACGACGCTCTGGAGTCACGATAGTCAGTTTAAACATAAATCACCTTTTCCAAAGCGGCCGTTAAGCCGCTTCATGAAAACGTAGTTCGTAAGAACTACGCCTGCAACTTCTTAGCTTTTTCGATAACGTCTTCGATAGTACCAACAAGGTAGAACGCTTGTTCAGGAAGAGCATCGTGTTTACCGTCAAGGATCTCACGGAAACCTTTAACAGTGTCTTTGATATCAACGTATTTACCAGAAAGACCAGTGAACTGCTCAGCAACGAAGAACGGCTGAGACAAGAAACGTTGGATCTTACGAGAACGTGATACAACCAATTTATCCGCTTCAGACAATTCGTCCATACCCAAGATAGCGATGATATCTTGAAGTTCACGGTAACGTTGCAACAATGCTTGAACGTCACGAGCGCATTTGTAGTGCTCTTCACCGATAACAGTTGGATCCAAAAGACGTGAAGTAGACGTCAATGGGTGAACCGCTGGGAAGATGGCCATAGCTGCGATATCACGGTCAAGATTTGTAGTCGCATCCAAGTGAGTAAATGTAGTAGCTGGAGCTGGATCCGTGTAGTCATCGGCTGGTACGTATACCGCTTGAACTGACGTGATCGAACCTTTTTTAGTTGATGTGATACGCTCTTGAAGAGCACCCATCTCAGTCGCCAATGTTGGTTGGTAACCTACCGCTGAAGGGATACGACCCAACAACGCAGAAACTTCGGCACCCGCTTGAGTAAAGCGGAAGATGTTATCAACGAAGAAAAGAACGTCTTGGTTTTCAACGTCACGGAAGTATTCAGCAACTGTCAAACCAGTCAAAGCAACGCGTGCACGTGCTCCAGGTGGTTCATTCATTTGACCGAAAACTAGAGAAGTCTTAGCCAATACGCCAGATTGTTTCATCTCTTGCCACAAGTCATTACCTTCACGAGTACGTTCACCAACGCCCGCGAATACAGAGAAACCACCGTGCTCAGTAGCGATGTTACGGATAAGTTCTTGGATAAGAACTGTCTTACCTACACCGGCACCACCGAACAAACCGATTTTACCACCCTTAGCGTATGGAGCCAGCAAGTCTACGACTTTGATACCAGTCATCAACATTGCTGCAGCAGTTGCTTGGTCTTCGAATTTAGGAGCAGTTCTGTGGATACCCCAGTGTTCTTTTGCGTTTACTGGACCTTGTTCGTCGATTGGTTCACCAACTACGTTGATGATACGACCCAAAGATTCACGGCCAACTGGAGCTGTGATTTGAGTGCCCAATACTTTAACTTTTTCGCCACGAACTAAACCTTCAGTTTGGTCCATAGAGATAGTTCTTACAACGCCGTCACCCAAGTGCTGAGCAACTTCAAGAACTAGATTGTATTCTGCTTCAGAGATAAATTTATTTGTTACGCGAAGTGCAGAGTTGATCGCTGGCAATTCACCGCCTTCGAATTCAACGTCCACTACGGGACCCAATACCTGTTTTACTTTACCGAATGCCATTATTCAGCTCCCTATTTAAGCGCTTCCGCGCCCGATACGATTTCAGTCAATTCTGTAGTAATTTTTTCTTGTCTCAATTTGTTGTATGTAAGAGTGAGCTTGTTGATCATCTCTTTTGCGTTGTTTGTCGCGTTTTCCATCGCGCTCATACGAGCACCATGTTCACCGGCAACAGACTCCGACATACATCTGTAAACTTGAAGATCGAAATGCTTCTCTAGCAATTCTTTGATGATTTGCTCAGGAGCTGGTTCGAAAATCATATCTACTGCAAATCCACCCGCAGTTTCAGCTTCAGTGTTGAAAGTTGTTTTACCCATATCGATAGGCAAAATAGTTTCGCACACTACAACTTGAGAAATTGCAGATTTGAATTCATTGTGAACGATACGAACTTCGTCGTAAGCGCCCTCAAGATAATCAGTCATCACGCGATTCGCCACTTTAGAAGCCAACTCGTAAGAGATGTCTTTATCAAGCTTCGTGATGTAATCAACCGGCTTGATGCCTCTTCTTTGGAAGTAATCGTGACCACGACGACCGATGAACAAGAAATCAATTTTTTCAACAGAGTTCTTGTTCTCGTTATAGTAGTTCTCAGTAAATTTGTTGATATTGCTGTTGAAAGCGCCGCAAAGACCGCGATCAGAAGTAATAACCACAAGCAAAACGTTCTTTACTTGTTCTTTCTTCTCCATCAACGGATGCGAAACTTTGTTAGTCACAGCGATATCCGCAATCACCTTACGCAAAGTCAGAGCATAAGGACGCATATTAACGATGTTATTCTGCGCCTTTCTCAACTTCGCAGCAGACACGAGCTTCATAGCTTTCGTGATCTGCTGGGTGTTTTTAGTGGACTCAATTCGAGCCCGGATATCCTTCAAGCTTGCCATTTAAGCACCAAACTATTTGTTAGAAGGTTGGAAGATAGCTTTGAACTCTTCAAGAGCTGACAACAACGCTTTTTTAGTATCGTCGCTGATCGCTTTCTTCTCAGAAATCGTTTTGATGATGTCAGAGTGCTTGTTTTTCAAGAACTCAATCATCTCAACTTCGTAGCGTTTTGCATCTGTCTCTGGGTAGATATCGATGAACGCGTTTGAAGCTGCGAAGATCATAACGATTTGTTCTTCAACTTTTACTGGTTGGTATTGTGGTTGTTTCAAAACTTCCACAAGACGACGACCACGAGCCAACTGTTGTTGAGTCGCTTTATCCAAGTCAGAAGCGAACGCCGCGAATGCTTCCATCGCACGGAACTGAGCAAGTTCAAGTTTCATAGAACCCGCAACTTGTTTCATCGCTTTGATTTGAGCCGCACCACCAACGCGCGATACTGATTTACCTACAGAGATCGCTGGACGGATACCTTTATAGAACAAGTCTGATTCAAGGAAGATCTGGCCGTCAGTGATAGAGATAACGTTTGTTGGGATGTAAGCAGAGATGTCACCCGCTTGTGTCTCGATGATTGGCAATGCAGTCAATGAACCGCCGCCTTTATCTGCAGACAATTTAGAAGCACGCTCAAGAAGACGGCTATGGCAATAGAACACGTCGCCTGGGTACGCTTCACGTCCTGGAGGACGACGAAGAAGAAGAGACAATTGACGGTAAGCTTGAGCTTGTTTCGTCAAGTCATCGTAAACGATCAAAGCATGTCTGCCAGTATCACGGAAGTATTCAGCCATTGCTGTACCAGAGTAAGCAGCAAGGTATTGAAGTGGTGCTGGGTCAGATGCATTGGCAGCGATAACAGTTGTGTACTCAAGAGCACCAGCTGCACGCAATTTTTCAACTACTAGAGCAACAGTCGATTGTTTTTGACCGATAGCTACGTAGAAGCACTGAACGTTTTGACCTTTTTGGTTGATGATAGTGTCAACCGCGATAGTCGTTTTACCAGTTTGACGGTCACCGATGATCAACTCACGTTGACCACGACCGATTGGTACCAAGGCGTCGATAGCTTTGATACCAGTTTGAAGAGGCTCTTCAACTGGATGACGGTAAACGATACCAGGAGCTTTAGTTTCAACGATACGAGAGTGAGGAGTATTGATTGGGCCGCGACCATCAATTGGGTTACCAAGAGCGTCTACAACACGACCAAGAAGTGCTTCACCTACTGGTACAGAAACGATTTTTTTAGTTCTTTTAACAGTGTCGCCTTCTTTGATTTGGCGATCTTCACCGAATAGAACGGTACCAACGTGACCTTCTTCAAGGTTCAAAACCATTCCGTATACTTCACCTGGGAACTCAACAAGTTCACCAGCCATTGCGTTTTCAAGACCATAGATACGGGCTACGCCGTCACCTACTGAAAGAACGCTACCTGTTTCACTTACTTCAATCTTTTTATTGTATTGATTGATTTGCTCTTTGAGAACGCGACTGATTTCGTCAGCACGGATTGTCGTTTCCATTTTTAGTTGGCTCTCCTGTTTAATTCTTCATTTAATTTTTTAAG containing:
- a CDS encoding PA0069 family radical SAM protein; this encodes MSREFRKDIRGRGASSNIPNRFDSLKYEAEPQDFDNYLEEEKPRLQTQILKDTSRSVLTKNDSPDIGFTYSVNPYRGCEHGCIYCYARPTHEYLGFSAGLDFESKIFVKEEAPKLLEEALMKKSWQPETIVMSGITDCYQPLERKMELTRGCLQVLAKFKNPGAIITKNFLVTRDLDVLKEMAAYNGIRVFISITSLDDDLIQVLEPRTSRPAARLKAIEMLANAGVPVGVNVAPVILGLTDHEMPAILKAARDAGAYSAGYTPLRLPLAVAPLFEEWLEVHRPLRKDKVVNAVKDIRGGKMNDANFGSRMRGQGPRADQLAQVFDVYTRKYGLNEKKFTLSAEHFQRPGDQLSFKIDE
- the atpD gene encoding F0F1 ATP synthase subunit beta, whose translation is MAFGKVKQVLGPVVDVEFEGGELPAINSALRVTNKFISEAEYNLVLEVAQHLGDGVVRTISMDQTEGLVRGEKVKVLGTQITAPVGRESLGRIINVVGEPIDEQGPVNAKEHWGIHRTAPKFEDQATAAAMLMTGIKVVDLLAPYAKGGKIGLFGGAGVGKTVLIQELIRNIATEHGGFSVFAGVGERTREGNDLWQEMKQSGVLAKTSLVFGQMNEPPGARARVALTGLTVAEYFRDVENQDVLFFVDNIFRFTQAGAEVSALLGRIPSAVGYQPTLATEMGALQERITSTKKGSITSVQAVYVPADDYTDPAPATTFTHLDATTNLDRDIAAMAIFPAVHPLTSTSRLLDPTVIGEEHYKCARDVQALLQRYRELQDIIAILGMDELSEADKLVVSRSRKIQRFLSQPFFVAEQFTGLSGKYVDIKDTVKGFREILDGKHDALPEQAFYLVGTIEDVIEKAKKLQA
- the atpG gene encoding ATP synthase F1 subunit gamma, whose amino-acid sequence is MASLKDIRARIESTKNTQQITKAMKLVSAAKLRKAQNNIVNMRPYALTLRKVIADIAVTNKVSHPLMEKKEQVKNVLLVVITSDRGLCGAFNSNINKFTENYYNENKNSVEKIDFLFIGRRGHDYFQRRGIKPVDYITKLDKDISYELASKVANRVMTDYLEGAYDEVRIVHNEFKSAISQVVVCETILPIDMGKTTFNTEAETAGGFAVDMIFEPAPEQIIKELLEKHFDLQVYRCMSESVAGEHGARMSAMENATNNAKEMINKLTLTYNKLRQEKITTELTEIVSGAEALK
- the atpC gene encoding ATP synthase F1 subunit epsilon, which translates into the protein MFKLTIVTPERRLLIDQEVEEVTVPGFKGELNILPGHAPLITTLGIGVMKWRLKGQEKQNQAVISWGYCQVSPEGVNVLANIADLPEEIDLVATKEYLDKSEKHVLNEVITDADWTEFQKEWTRARAKIEVAESLPKK
- the atpA gene encoding F0F1 ATP synthase subunit alpha; the encoded protein is METTIRADEISRVLKEQINQYNKKIEVSETGSVLSVGDGVARIYGLENAMAGELVEFPGEVYGMVLNLEEGHVGTVLFGEDRQIKEGDTVKRTKKIVSVPVGEALLGRVVDALGNPIDGRGPINTPHSRIVETKAPGIVYRHPVEEPLQTGIKAIDALVPIGRGQRELIIGDRQTGKTTIAVDTIINQKGQNVQCFYVAIGQKQSTVALVVEKLRAAGALEYTTVIAANASDPAPLQYLAAYSGTAMAEYFRDTGRHALIVYDDLTKQAQAYRQLSLLLRRPPGREAYPGDVFYCHSRLLERASKLSADKGGGSLTALPIIETQAGDISAYIPTNVISITDGQIFLESDLFYKGIRPAISVGKSVSRVGGAAQIKAMKQVAGSMKLELAQFRAMEAFAAFASDLDKATQQQLARGRRLVEVLKQPQYQPVKVEEQIVMIFAASNAFIDIYPETDAKRYEVEMIEFLKNKHSDIIKTISEKKAISDDTKKALLSALEEFKAIFQPSNK